The genomic interval AGGCCCACCGTTTTCAGCACGCGGGTGACGATCACCGAGGCCATGGCCCAGCGCGGCTCGTGCAGCCAGTTCGGCCCGTCAATGCCGACGACCGAGAGCGCCTGATTGACCGCGCCGCTTTCATGCTGGAGCAGGAACGTCCAGATGATCGCCCACGCCACCGCCGATGTGATGACGGGCGCGAAAAACAGCGTGCGGAAGACGACCACGCCCCGGAAGGGCCGCGACAGCGCAATCGCAAGCCCGAGCGCCAGCGCCATGTTGAGCGGCACGAGGCCCGCCGTGAACACCAGCGAATTGCCGAGCACGTGCCAGAACGTGTCGTTGCGGGTCAGCGCGTCGACATAGTTCTCCATGCCGACGAAGCGGGATTGCTGGGTCAGCAGGTTCCATTCCGTGGTGGAATAATAGAACACGGCGATCAGCGGGCCGACGAAGAAGATCAGGAACCCGGTCAAGATCGGGCTGACAAACAGCCAGCCGGCGATCGCCTCACGCGTCTTCAGTGTCAGTCCGGAACGGAGAGCGGACATCATCGCTTCCTTTATGCGGGCGAATTTCGAATGTTTTTGGTTTCCGGCGGATTGCCTTTGTCAGAAGGCAGACCGCTGGGTATTGCAAAGCGCTTCCCCGTCTTCAGCGTCATCCTCGGGCTTGTCCCGAGGATCTAACCACCTCACCTCGCGAGAAGCGTGGGCGGGCTTCCCGGTCGCGGGGGATCGGAGCCAAAACCCGCTGGCTCCTCTCGCGACAATGGGGATTAGATGCTCGGGACAAGCCCGAGCATGACGCCAAGGAGGAGGCTAGTCTTCCTTACTTCAACAGCGGGTCGATATCGTCGCAGAGCCTGGCAAGCACGGCGGGCACATCGGCGTCAGCTGCCCACAGCGCGTCGAAATCGGGCCGCGATGCTGCCTCGATCTGCGGGTAGCGCTCATGGCTCGGCAGCACTGAGCCGCCTTCGATCCCGGCCGCCACGATTTCCATCTGTTCCGGCGTCACGGCAGGGTTGCTGGAGAGGAATGCGTCGCTTTCCAGAACGCTGATGCGCGCCGGCGGGAAGAACTCGGCCATCTTGGCGACGTTTTCCGCCGAGGTCATATGCGCCAGGAATTCGGCCGCGACCTCCTTGTTCTTGCCCTGCGCGAAGGCGACGACGGCGGCCTGGCCGACGGTCGAGGCTTCACCCGCCGGACCGGAGGGCAGGGGCGCGATCCCCCAGTCGAAGCCGACATCCGCCAGCTTGGTGACGCGCGAAATCTGCGTCATCGTGAGCGCGGCGTTGCCGGAGAAGAAATCGCCCTGCTCGCCCGGCGGCACAGTCGACTGATCGGCATAGACCATGTCGTGGAAAAGCTGGACGGCCTCGGCCGCTTCCGGGCTGTCGAGCGTGCAGGCGCCATCGGTCCAGGCCTCGCCGCCATAGGCGCGCACGATCGGCATCAGACTGTGCATCACGCGGGCGCCATAGCCCTGGCCGTCGACGGTCTCATAGCCCCAGACGCCGGCATCGGCGTTGCGCAGGGCCGCCGCATCGGATTTGAGCTGTTCCCAGGTCCATGTGCCGTCCGCCGCGCGCTCGGCAGGCGTTTCCAGACCGGCCTCGTCATAGAGCGTCTTGTTGAAGTAGATCAGGAAGGGCGAGGTGGAGAAGGGGATGCCGTAAACCGCATCGCCCTTGGTCCAGAGCCCCATCGCCGGCTCGGAGAAATCGGCATAATTGTAATCATCAGCCGCCGTCAGCGTGTCGGAAACATTCTCAAGCACGCCGGCATTCACAAACGCGGGCGCGGAGCTTTCCAGCAGCCAGCCGAGATCAGGCGGATTGCCGCCGGCAAGCTGGAGCGTCAGCTTCTGCACATAATCGCCGAACGGAATGGTGTCGAACTGCACAGTGACGTCCGGATGGGTTTCGGTAAAGCTTTCGGCAATGCCGTTCAGCATCGCCAGATGCGCCTCGCTGCCGGTCCACACGGTGAACCGAAGCTCCTCGGCCGCCGCCGCCGAGGCGAGGGTGCCGGTGAGGGCTGTTGCGATGATTAAACGCTTAATCATTTGGGTCGACATGATCTCTTAAACCTCCCGTTTCAGATCAGATTCAAATTGCTTGCAATGTTGCCCCCGGCACATAGCCGCAGGGCAGTGTGGTGCGCATGATGTCGTGCTCGGGATCGCCGATCCTGGCAATCAGGTTGCGCACCGCGCGTTCCCCCATCTCTTCGCGGGGAATGGATATCCGGGTCCATCGTTCGACTCCGGCCGGGTCGAGCATCGGCGCGGCGAGCGCGACGATGGAAGCGGTGCCGGGCACGCTGCCGCCGGTCGCCGCGATCTGCCGTTCGAGCGCGACGGCATGGCTGAAGGTCTCGGTCAGGAAGACCGTGACGCCCGCGCCAAGCCAGGCGGAAACCTTCTCGGTGTCGATCGCCGCGGGCTCAAGCCGTTCGACCGCAAGGGTCAGCCCCTCGGCGGCGCTCTTGCGGAAGCCCGCCTCGCGGTCGGCATGCTGTTCGCGCACTTCGGTGCCGCCCAGAAACAGCATCTTCTTGTGGCCGAGTGCGGCGCAACGCTCGACGACGTCGCTGACGGCGGAAGCATAGTCGGCGGCAACCCAGTCAATCTCGGCGCCTTCCGCCTCGCGGCGGCCGATCGTCACGAAGGGAAAGCCGGTGTCATGAAGCCGTTTCAGCTCGCTTTTGTCCGGTTCCTCGCCCAGCAGCACCGCGCCATCGGCCACGCCCATGCGGTTGGTGCCGGAGGGAAAGATGCTGCGCGGGCCGGTGTCGAGCGAGGACGAGGTGAACAGCAGCAGGTCCTGCCCAAGCTTCATCGCGCCGCGTTCGATGCCCAGCAGAAACGGATAGAAGAAGTTCTCCCGGTCGGAGGGAAACATCGCCTCATAGGTGAACACGCCGATGATATTGCGTCGACCGCGCGCCAGCGATTGCGCCACGATATTCGGCGCATAGCCAAGCGCTTCCATGGCAGCGCGAACGCGCTTTTCGGCCTCCTCGCCAACGCGGATGGTCTTGCCGGGCTTCGGCGAAATCACGGCGGATACGACGGCGGTGGAAACCCCCGCCATCGCCGCGACATCGCTCTGGGTCACGCGCCGCGCGCGCTTCGGCCCGGTCAAAGTCAAGATATCCTCCCGAATGCTTTTGATTAAGCGTATAATCAAAGCGAAACGCGGTCAATGGGGTCGGTGTGAAATCTTTGCCAGGTGCGGATTTGAACTGACTTTTCGCCCTAGACGCCTGTCGAGCAGACGCGTTCTTAGATGCTCGGGACAGGCCCGAGCATTGGCGGCGTTGAGGGGGAAGGCCTTATCACCAGACTGAGTTATCTGGATGGCTATCTCGTCATCAACGTCTCGAAGCATTAGAATTCTGGTGCTGCCGATGAACGGCAAGGGGTGAAAAGGAGAACCAGATGACAAAGTCGCAATTATCGGTGCGCAGCGCCCGCGCGCGCAATTTGGCGCATCGTCTGGCCCAGCGCGAAAGATGTTCCATTGCCGATATCGTCGAGCGCGCGCTGGAGGC from Martelella mediterranea DSM 17316 carries:
- a CDS encoding ABC transporter permease subunit, with the translated sequence MMSALRSGLTLKTREAIAGWLFVSPILTGFLIFFVGPLIAVFYYSTTEWNLLTQQSRFVGMENYVDALTRNDTFWHVLGNSLVFTAGLVPLNMALALGLAIALSRPFRGVVVFRTLFFAPVITSAVAWAIIWTFLLQHESGAVNQALSVVGIDGPNWLHEPRWAMASVIVTRVLKTVGLNMILYIAALQAIPRDYEEAARLEGANGWDIFRRITWPLLAPTTLVIMVITVVGSLKVFDHIYLMTGGGPQNATLVLAFYIYEQGFKFFNTGYASALAVVLFVLILALTILQMLLKTVRK
- a CDS encoding ABC transporter substrate-binding protein; amino-acid sequence: MIKRLIIATALTGTLASAAAAEELRFTVWTGSEAHLAMLNGIAESFTETHPDVTVQFDTIPFGDYVQKLTLQLAGGNPPDLGWLLESSAPAFVNAGVLENVSDTLTAADDYNYADFSEPAMGLWTKGDAVYGIPFSTSPFLIYFNKTLYDEAGLETPAERAADGTWTWEQLKSDAAALRNADAGVWGYETVDGQGYGARVMHSLMPIVRAYGGEAWTDGACTLDSPEAAEAVQLFHDMVYADQSTVPPGEQGDFFSGNAALTMTQISRVTKLADVGFDWGIAPLPSGPAGEASTVGQAAVVAFAQGKNKEVAAEFLAHMTSAENVAKMAEFFPPARISVLESDAFLSSNPAVTPEQMEIVAAGIEGGSVLPSHERYPQIEAASRPDFDALWAADADVPAVLARLCDDIDPLLK
- a CDS encoding LacI family DNA-binding transcriptional regulator, which codes for MTLTGPKRARRVTQSDVAAMAGVSTAVVSAVISPKPGKTIRVGEEAEKRVRAAMEALGYAPNIVAQSLARGRRNIIGVFTYEAMFPSDRENFFYPFLLGIERGAMKLGQDLLLFTSSSLDTGPRSIFPSGTNRMGVADGAVLLGEEPDKSELKRLHDTGFPFVTIGRREAEGAEIDWVAADYASAVSDVVERCAALGHKKMLFLGGTEVREQHADREAGFRKSAAEGLTLAVERLEPAAIDTEKVSAWLGAGVTVFLTETFSHAVALERQIAATGGSVPGTASIVALAAPMLDPAGVERWTRISIPREEMGERAVRNLIARIGDPEHDIMRTTLPCGYVPGATLQAI